The sequence GGCAGTGGAAACTGCCGGCGACATTGATGTACTGCTGCTGGATAAAACAGGCACCATCACCATTGGTAACCGGAAAGCAACACGGTTTCACCCGTTGCCCGGAACGAGTGAAGACCATTTGATTCAGCTGTCAGTACTGAGCTCTCTGGCCGATGAAACCCCCGAAGGCAAATCAATTATTGAACTGGGGGGTGCTGATACGCTGAAAACCAAACCCGAAAACCCGCAGTTTATCAAATTTTCCGCGCAAACCCGCTGTTCGGGAATAGAGTTTGGAAATACCAGCATCCGCAAAGGTTCATATGATGCCATAAAAAACATGGTGGAAAGTGATGGCAAAACATTGCCCGCCGGACTGAATGAAATTGTTGACGGCATTTCATCACTTGGGGGTACCCCGCTTGTGGTTACTGAAAATAACGTGGTGCGCGGGGTAATTGAATTGCAGGATATCATTAAAACGGGCATCCGCGGGCGGTTTGAACGACTGAGGAAGATGGGGGTAAAAACGGTGATGGTTACCGGTGATAACCCGCTCACGGCAAGATTTATTGCCGGAAAAGCAGGTGTTGATGACTATATTGCGGAAGCAAGGCCTGAAGATAAGATGGAATATATTAAAAAAGAACAGTCGGCGGGGCGGCTTGTAGCCATGATGGGCGACGGCACAAACGATGCCCCTGCCCTGGCACAGGCTGATGTGGGCGTGGCCATGAACAGCGGCACCCAGGCCGCCAAAGAAGCAGGCAATATGGTTGACCTGGACAATGATCCTACGAAACTCATTGAAATCGTTGAAATTGGGAAACAACTGTTAATGACCAGGGGGGCATTGACAACTTTTAGCATTGCCAATGATGTGGCAAAGTATTTTGCCATTATCCCCGCATTGTTTATTACGGCTATCCCTGCCCTGCAGAGCCTCAATGTGATGCACCTCAGCAGTCCTGCCAGTGCCATACTTTCAGCTGTTTTATTCAATGCACTCATCATCCCATTGCTGATCCCCCTTGCCTTAAAGGGGGTGGCTTACAAACCCATTGGCGCAAGTGCCCTGCTGCGGCGCAATTTATTCCTTTATGGACTGGGCGGGATTATTGTCCCGTTTATCGGAATTAAACTGATTGACATGGTTGTATCATCAATAATATAAAACAATGAAAGCAAATCTGGTAAAGGCAATACGGCTCACGCTGGTTTGTATTGTTTTCTTCCCCGGCATTTACACACTGGTCATACTCGGTATTGCACAAGTGGCTCCCAACCATGGGAAAGGGTTTATGGTAACAGGCAATAACAAGGCATATTACCTGAATATTGGCCAGCCGTTTACAAAGGACCGGTATTTCTGGTCCAGGCCTTCGGCCGTGGGCTATAATGCCGCCGGCAGCGGTGGAAGCAATAAAGGGCCTTCAAATCCAGGGTACCTTGTTACGGTCAGTGCCCGGATTGACCAGTTCCTTCTCCGTAACCCCGGCATTGAAAGGTCAGAAATTCCGGCCGACCTTGTAACAGCCAGTGGCAGCGGGCTCGACCCCCACATCTCTGTCCAGGCGGCTAAAGTGCAGGTAAAGCGGATAGCAGCCGCACGTAATATCCCTGAAGATACGCTAATCAATTTAATCAGCAGGAATACCCGGAAACCATTGCTGGGATTATTTGGGCCTGAATGTGTTAATGTTCTTATGCTGAACCTCGATTTGGATAAAACGGCAAACAATCACTAACTTTGTTAAAACAAATGTATTCTTGAAAAAAGTCCTTATCATCGATGATGAAGAGAAGCTTCGGAAACTGCTTGCCCGGCTTATCGGTTACGAGGGTTACGAAGTACTGGAGGCGGCCGGCGGTGCCGCTGCTTTCAGGAAAATGGAGCAGAAGGACATTGACGTTGTACTTTGTGATGTAAAACTGCCCGATATAAACGGCCTGGACCTTTCCCTGAAAATAAAGGAACAATACCCTGAGGTTGAAATCATCATGCTTACAGCATACGGCAACATACCCGATGGTGTGCAGGCAATTAAAAACGGCGCCTTTGACTATATTACAAAAGGTGATGACAATAACAAAATCATTCCGCTGATCAGGCGGGCGGCCGAAAAAATAGAACTTGCCCGGCGGGTGAAGAGCCTGGAAAAACAATTGGGTGACAGGTACTCCTTTGATAACATTATCGGCGACTCACCACCCCTTGCAGAAGCAAGGAACCTGGCAGCCAGGGTTGCTGCGGGAGATACAACGGTGCTTTTAACCGGGGAAACCGGTACCGGAAAGGAAGTATTTGCCAATGCCATCCATATGGCCAGCAACCGGAGATATAAGAATTTTATTGCCATCAATTGTGCTGCTTTCAGTCATGAATTGCTTGAAAGCGAGTTCTTCGGACATACCGCAGGCGCTTTTAGCGGGGCAACACGCGACCGGAAAGGGATATTTGAAGAAGCAAACAACGGCACAATATTCCTGGATGAAATAGGTGAAATGGCCACCGACCTGCAGGCTAAATTGCTTCGTGTAATTGAAACAGGCGAATATTACAAAGTTGGCGACAGCAAAGTAAAGAAATCGAATGTGCGGATTATTGCTGCCACAAACCTTGACCTGCGGAAGGAAGTTGCTGAAGGCAGGTTCAGGGAAGACCTGTTTTACCGTATATCGGTGTTTCAGATAAACCTGCCTCCCCTGCGTGAACGCAGGGATGACATTGAGCTTTTTGCCCGTTATTTCCTCGATATGTTCTCAATTAAAACAAAAAGGAACATTACCGGAATGTCATCCTCCTTTATCACTGCCCTGAAACAATACGAATGGACAGGGAATATACGCGAGCTGAGAAATGTTATAGAACGT is a genomic window of Bacteroidales bacterium containing:
- the kdpB gene encoding potassium-transporting ATPase subunit KdpB, with product MKTHDKSVFRKGLITQAIGESFVKLNPLKLYHNPVMLTVETGTVVMLAVTVLSLAGYASQGNTGYNFALLLLLFVTLLFANFAEAIAEARGKAQADSLRKTREETPAKLVNGQTIPSSQLSKGAVFICEAGDIVPTDGEIIEGLASIDESAITGESAPVIREAGGDKSSVTGGTKVLSDRIKVVVTTQPGESFLDKMIALVEGASRQKTPNEIALTILLAGLTMVFIIVTVTLHPFAGYASTPITIPSLIALFVCLIPTTIGGLLSAIGIAGMDRALRAGVITKSGKAVETAGDIDVLLLDKTGTITIGNRKATRFHPLPGTSEDHLIQLSVLSSLADETPEGKSIIELGGADTLKTKPENPQFIKFSAQTRCSGIEFGNTSIRKGSYDAIKNMVESDGKTLPAGLNEIVDGISSLGGTPLVVTENNVVRGVIELQDIIKTGIRGRFERLRKMGVKTVMVTGDNPLTARFIAGKAGVDDYIAEARPEDKMEYIKKEQSAGRLVAMMGDGTNDAPALAQADVGVAMNSGTQAAKEAGNMVDLDNDPTKLIEIVEIGKQLLMTRGALTTFSIANDVAKYFAIIPALFITAIPALQSLNVMHLSSPASAILSAVLFNALIIPLLIPLALKGVAYKPIGASALLRRNLFLYGLGGIIVPFIGIKLIDMVVSSII
- a CDS encoding K(+)-transporting ATPase subunit C, which gives rise to MKANLVKAIRLTLVCIVFFPGIYTLVILGIAQVAPNHGKGFMVTGNNKAYYLNIGQPFTKDRYFWSRPSAVGYNAAGSGGSNKGPSNPGYLVTVSARIDQFLLRNPGIERSEIPADLVTASGSGLDPHISVQAAKVQVKRIAAARNIPEDTLINLISRNTRKPLLGLFGPECVNVLMLNLDLDKTANNH
- a CDS encoding sigma-54 dependent transcriptional regulator, with product MKKVLIIDDEEKLRKLLARLIGYEGYEVLEAAGGAAAFRKMEQKDIDVVLCDVKLPDINGLDLSLKIKEQYPEVEIIMLTAYGNIPDGVQAIKNGAFDYITKGDDNNKIIPLIRRAAEKIELARRVKSLEKQLGDRYSFDNIIGDSPPLAEARNLAARVAAGDTTVLLTGETGTGKEVFANAIHMASNRRYKNFIAINCAAFSHELLESEFFGHTAGAFSGATRDRKGIFEEANNGTIFLDEIGEMATDLQAKLLRVIETGEYYKVGDSKVKKSNVRIIAATNLDLRKEVAEGRFREDLFYRISVFQINLPPLRERRDDIELFARYFLDMFSIKTKRNITGMSSSFITALKQYEWTGNIRELRNVIERCCILANGPLLTPDLLPLEIQQKQYKPESDPHQSLNLSEFEKMHIIKVLNHTGGNKTKTAELLGVALTTLYRKMAEYNL